The following coding sequences are from one bacterium window:
- a CDS encoding IS3 family transposase, which yields MELVQQVQPAFGLSAALTAIGLPRSTWYCRQRQRGYEQKHALLKAPLLAIAEDYPEYGYRRATDELSERLERPVNHKVVQKLNRLWSLALLRRPPAPKANPIRRTILAAGTRANLVAGLEDIGPFAVSYTDFTELVFRQGKAWLIPILDHTTKLVPGWALGLSANTDIALMAWALAKETLAELGWSVEEMIMHHDQDSVFTSYAWTGQLLLRDKVRISYALRGAKDNPEMESFNSRFIGREWLALQRGGDLRGPAGPRWRTDRTLQSQEEALSAGQPGAVDCRQGPDARTLITIAGGQTCPRFGVHRRQRARRSMISGKSGWWRRESRCRACWLAV from the coding sequence GTGGAGCTCGTGCAGCAGGTGCAGCCAGCCTTCGGGCTCTCCGCGGCGCTCACGGCCATTGGCCTGCCGCGGTCGACCTGGTATTGCCGCCAGCGACAGCGTGGCTACGAGCAGAAGCATGCCTTGCTGAAGGCACCGTTGCTCGCGATCGCCGAGGACTACCCCGAGTACGGCTATCGGCGGGCGACGGACGAGCTCAGCGAGCGGCTCGAGCGGCCGGTCAACCACAAGGTCGTTCAGAAGCTCAATCGGCTTTGGAGCTTGGCGCTGCTGCGGCGACCGCCAGCGCCGAAGGCGAACCCGATCCGGCGGACGATTCTCGCCGCGGGCACGCGGGCCAATCTCGTCGCCGGGCTCGAGGACATTGGTCCCTTTGCCGTCAGCTACACCGACTTCACCGAGCTGGTCTTCCGGCAGGGGAAAGCCTGGCTGATTCCCATCCTCGACCACACGACGAAGCTGGTGCCCGGGTGGGCACTCGGCCTGTCAGCGAATACGGACATCGCGCTGATGGCCTGGGCGCTCGCCAAGGAGACGCTGGCTGAACTCGGCTGGTCGGTTGAGGAGATGATCATGCACCACGACCAGGACTCGGTCTTCACGAGCTACGCCTGGACTGGGCAGCTGCTGTTGCGCGACAAGGTGCGGATCTCGTACGCTCTACGTGGCGCGAAGGACAACCCCGAGATGGAGTCCTTCAACAGCCGCTTCATAGGGAGAGAATGGCTCGCTCTTCAGCGAGGCGGAGACCTTCGAGGACCTGCTGGCCCTCGTTGGCGAACGGATCGGACACTACAATCGCAGGAGGAGGCACTCAGCGCTGGGCAACCGGGCGCCGTGGACTGTCGCCAGGGCCCTGATGCCCGAACGCTGATCACAATAGCCGGGGGTCAGACCTGTCCAAGATTTGGGGTGCACCGCCGACAGCGCGCAAGAAGGAGCATGATTTCGGGCAAGAGCGGGTGGTGGCGTCGGGAATCCCGTTGTCGCGCGTGCTGGCTGGCAGTATAA